Within Lolium rigidum isolate FL_2022 chromosome 5, APGP_CSIRO_Lrig_0.1, whole genome shotgun sequence, the genomic segment TATGCATTGCATTGCATTGACTGACCTCCTTGGAATGGGGAATACTGGAAACTGTTTCGCAAGTAAGCCAACCAATTCGTTGTTATCCAGAACAACTGAGCTGCACAGATATCTGCCAGTTGCCTCCGGTGTTTCGTACACTAGAATGTGGCTCCGTGCAACATCATCGATGTGAACATATCCCATCCTTCCGTACAAAGTGAACCTGTCCGTGTCACCTGCAAGAGCATTTAAAAACAGTTAGCGACTAACTACAAAGGGTACATTATTTGGAAAATAGAACAACTGATGATACGAATGATACCAAAAATAAGCTGAAGTCAAGGACAGCTTTCAAAAGGTTGAACTAAATTACTGAGGCCATGCAGCAAGTTTTAGAGCACTACTTGAAGAGAAATAACTAGAAATACCTTGAAGTAAGCCAAGGATATCTGAAGCAGTAGTGCACAATTCATGGGATAAACTTGGTCCAATTACGAATGACGGAAGAACTGTCACAAGGTCAATGTTATTCTCCTTGGCAAAGTCCAATGCTGCTTTCTCTGCAAATATCTTTGCCAGGGCATACCATAGCTTTTGGGGTGCATAGAAGAGGAAAATTTCAGACCAAAGTTCATTACCGCATTGTAATCAAGACTACAATTTGGAATGTTCTACATCACCTGTAGCTTTTCACAGAGTGGCACGGAGCTCCATGTCGTTTCATCCCATAACAGTTCTGGCTGCTGAGTTTCATCCCTAATCCTTACCGCGGATGATGAAGATGTGAGAACAACCCTTTTGAGAAATGGACTCTTCTTGCAGGATCTTAGCACGTTGAGGGTACCATTGATTGCAGGACCAAGTGTTGCTTCCTGCGATATGAACAAGACATTCAGGTGCATGGCATGGTACTGATAAAAGAGTCAAGTGTTTGAAGCAAATGCAGCATGCCTTGCAATTGGAATCAGATTTCCCGAGGACAGGCGACGCAATGTGGAAGACACCCTCACAAGCCCTGATAGCATCGTCAAAGCTCCCTTCCTCCAGTAGATCAGCTCTCACAAGTTGAAGCCTCTCATTTGCACCTGGTAGTTTCCAAAGGTGTCCCACCTTTCTTCGATTCCCTGCCAAGTTATTAGAGAAACCCACAAATATGCAGTTCATTTGCTTGCAGACGTGTTAACCAAGGAAATCTACGATACAAAGGCATCAAGAGGAATGCTAGAAAGAAATACCTGGGTCTCTGACAGTCCCTATCACATGATATCCAGACTCAAGGAGTTTCTTGATGAGCCAAGAGGCAACAAAGCCTGAAGCCCCAGTTACACACACTTTTCCTTTGGTTGAGCTCACCATTCTCTCGAACTGTGTGAAGCTGAGATTCAATGCAAATCTACCTTCCCATATAAGCACGTCAAAGAACAGTCTAGAGAAGGAAGATCAAGAATGGTGTATCACCCTATTTCTGTGATAAACGTAACAAATACAAAGCTGGGTTGGTTGAATGTAGATCCACAGTACATTCTGAATGCATCTAGGTGACAGGTTGGTGTGGAACAGAAGTGAGTATGCTGACTGCTGTGCCAAAAAGAAATTTTATTCAATCAACTAAAAATGCCAGACGCACCATTTTGTTCCTATTGGCAAATCAAATTTTCGGCCTATCAAATGAACGCAAACCAACACTAGACCTGCAGCTGATTTTGGGAACAAAATGTTGCAGCGAGAGCATCTAGAACCCCATGGAAGCTGCTAAACCTGGAGCTCACAACGTCCACCTCAATGCCGAGCCTCCTGACGCCATCGGCGGTGACCGGCCCGTGCGCGGCCACGACCATGCCAGGCCACCG encodes:
- the LOC124655193 gene encoding tetraketide alpha-pyrone reductase 1-like gives rise to the protein MVSSTKGKVCVTGASGFVASWLIKKLLESGYHVIGTVRDPGNRRKVGHLWKLPGANERLQLVRADLLEEGSFDDAIRACEGVFHIASPVLGKSDSNCKEATLGPAINGTLNVLRSCKKSPFLKRVVLTSSSSAVRIRDETQQPELLWDETTWSSVPLCEKLQLWYALAKIFAEKAALDFAKENNIDLVTVLPSFVIGPSLSHELCTTASDILGLLQGDTDRFTLYGRMGYVHIDDVARSHILVYETPEATGRYLCSSVVLDNNELVGLLAKQFPVFPIPRRLKNPYGKQAYQLDTSKLQGLGLKFKGVHEMFNDCVESLKDQGHLLECPL